A genome region from Sphingomonas anseongensis includes the following:
- a CDS encoding lysophospholipid acyltransferase family protein, translating to MSGARLKPHTLLVCNHTSWLDIPVIGGATGCAFVSKHELGHSLIHWMADQGGTLYVRRDHRRGAPHQAEAIARKLQEPQPVALFPEGTTGPGTHMLPFRSTLFAAVAPVPPGANVRPVAIDYGEAAQDIGWYQEPGKANVFRTLGRRRSLPITIRILDPLPPMDDRKALAHSAREAIEAALASSRGGARV from the coding sequence GTGTCCGGAGCCCGGCTGAAGCCGCACACTTTGCTCGTCTGCAACCACACCAGCTGGCTCGACATCCCGGTGATCGGCGGCGCCACGGGCTGCGCGTTCGTGTCGAAGCATGAGCTCGGCCACTCGCTGATCCACTGGATGGCCGACCAGGGTGGCACCCTCTACGTGCGGCGGGACCACCGTCGCGGAGCGCCTCACCAGGCAGAAGCGATTGCCCGCAAGCTCCAGGAGCCCCAGCCGGTCGCTCTATTTCCCGAGGGGACTACGGGTCCCGGCACGCACATGCTGCCCTTCCGGTCGACATTGTTCGCGGCCGTCGCGCCCGTTCCGCCGGGGGCGAACGTGCGGCCGGTGGCCATCGATTATGGCGAGGCTGCGCAGGACATCGGATGGTACCAGGAGCCTGGAAAGGCGAACGTCTTTCGAACGCTCGGCCGACGACGATCGCTTCCCATCACCATCCGCATCCTGGACCCGCTTCCGCCGATGGACGACCGAAAGGCGCTCGCTCATTCGGCGCGCGAGGCGATCGAAGCCGCACTGGCTTCAAGTCGCGGCGGCGCTCGCGTATAG